A region of Ictidomys tridecemlineatus isolate mIctTri1 chromosome 4, mIctTri1.hap1, whole genome shotgun sequence DNA encodes the following proteins:
- the LOC101958747 gene encoding olfactory receptor 5W2 — MDRKNCSSLTEFIFMGITNNPEMKVTLFTIFLLVYLINLLGNLGMIFLIRVDPQLHTPMYFFLSHLSFCDLCYSTAIGPKMLVDIFGKNKSIPFFACALQFFISCTFADSECVLLAVMAFDRYKAISNPLHYTADMSSKVCFLLMAGVYLVGTADALLHTTLAFRLCFCGSNEINHFFCDLPPLFFLSCSNIQVNQLVLFSIFGLIELSTISGVLVSYGYIISSVLQIHSAEGRLKAFSTCASHLTAVAIFQGTMLFTYFRPSSSYSLDQDKMTSLFYTLVIPMLNPLIYSLRNKDVKVAVQKLKNKWCL, encoded by the coding sequence atggaCAGAAAAAATTGCTCCTCATTGACTGAAtttattttcatgggaattaCCAATAATCCTGAGATGAAAGTGACCCTGTTTACAATATTTCTACTTGTTTACCTCATTAATCTTTTGGGAAATCTCGGAATGATCTTCTTAATCAGAGTGGATCCCCAGCttcacacacccatgtactttttcctcagccacCTCTCTTTCTGTGACCTCTGCTATTCCACAGCAATTGGGCCCAAGATGCTGGTTGACATATTTGGCAAGAACAAATCTATTCCTTTCTTTGCCTGTGCTCTGCAGTTCTTCATCTCCTGCACCTTTGCAGATTCGGAATGTGTTCTGCTGGCAGTGATGGCCTTTGATCGGTACAAGGCCATTAGCAACCCCCTGCACTACACAGCAGACATGTCCAGCAAGGTGTGCTTCCTGCTCATGGCTGGAGTTTACCTGGTGGGAACAGCAGATGCTTTGTTACACACAACATTGGCATTCCGCTTATGTTTCTGTGGGTCTAATGAGATTAATCATTTCTTCTGTGATTTACCtccacttttcttcctttcctgttctAATATACAAGTGAATCAACTAGTATTATTCAGCATTTTTGGTTTGATTGAATTGAGTACCATTTCCGGAGTCCTGGTCTCTTATGGCTACATCATCTCATCAGTCTTACAGATCCACTCTGCTGAGGGGAGGCTCAAAGCTTTCTCCACCTGCGCCTCCCACTTAACTGCTGTTGCAATTTTCCAGGGCACCATGCTCTTCACATATTTCCGGCCAAGTTCTTCTTACTCTCTAGATCAGGACAAAATGACTTCACTGTTTTACACCCTCGTGATTCCTATGCTGAACCCTCTGATTTATAGCCTACGTAACAAGGATGTGAAAGTGGCCgtgcaaaaacttaaaaataaatggtgtctttaa